In Xiphophorus hellerii strain 12219 chromosome 4, Xiphophorus_hellerii-4.1, whole genome shotgun sequence, a single genomic region encodes these proteins:
- the lpin1a gene encoding phosphatidate phosphatase LPIN1 isoform X1 — MNYVGQLAGQVFVQVKELYRGLNPATLSGCIDVIVVRQPDGSLQCSPFHVRFGKMGVLRSREKVVDIEINGEPVSLHMKLGENGEAFFVTETEDTLEVVPAYLATSPIMTVGEELMQTELGRGASHHHDNIPCSTLPVQSLGPQDGATLKKRRRRRRKARPQGGGGAGGRREDSGEEFSEDEDMFTIDLSSDEEKGGDSSRPAYNDLDPTTNSNSYHMTEWTESQSNVIKKTLSIHPSFGLSISCPQSTSRCSSFAGSPDDSASSTPKSDSELTNQTNPEMLWTWGELPQAAQPSFLASHQKHDSAAAVSIPLTASSHFRAITDTGSAPEGPCGLESAQTTAADGTMDIEGNSCEPWLKLQITSEQNSGEENVKEAENVGPSSMEVETACSMSLKSLPGHLTEESYRESPVRNTDSPSKRKGKKRSQHLGADGVYLDDITELEPEVAALYFPKSDGGGSSTRGDTEIMMDVRGTNQSPQSVGSSGVDSGVDSLLDQIADLPHVAISLCGGLSDNKEITKEQFLDRAVSYQQFSENPSIIDDPNLVVKVGNKYYNWTTAAPVMLAMQVYQKPLPQCWCLSYVFSVFGLFSYCFPGLFGSTTSEPASVENIMKEKMPKKGGRWWFSWRRRNSDSKSETAAEMGDREDGSLTLTSENGLKDDSSSSDEDHTSCNQMSESFQPEPVLNSAAGVCYKKTLRLTSDQLVSLQLKEGPNEVVFSVTTQYQGTCRCHGTIYLWSWDDKIIISDIDGTITRSDTLGHILPTLGKDWTHQGIARLYHRVSLNGYKFMYCSARAIGMAGMTRGYLHWVNERGTMLPLGPVLLSPSSLFSAFHREIIEKKPELFKIECLTDIKHLFYPNTEPFYAAFGNRATDVYSYKEVGIPLNRIFTVNPKGELIQEHAKTNISSFGRLCEMVDHVFPVLLQNEEADIPSSDSFDQNTDWRKQLPDSSSHEEDESQPIEAN; from the exons ATGAACTATGTGGGTCAGCTGGCGGGCCAGGTGTTTGTGCAGGTCAAGGAGCTGTACAGGGGGCTCAACCCTGCAACGCTGTCTGGATGCATTGATGTCATTGTGGTCCGGCAGCCTGATGGCTCGCTGCAGTGCTCCCCGTTTCACGTCCGCTTCGGAAAGATGGGTGTGCTGCGGTCCCGTGAGAAAGTG GTGGACATAGAGATTAATGGAGAGCCGGTTAGTTTGCACATGAAGCTGGGAGAGAATGGAGAGGCTTTCTTCGTCACAGAGACTGAGGACACACTG gaagtggtgCCAGCCTACCTTGCAACTTCACCCATCATGACAGTGGGGGAGGAGTTAATGCAGACCGAACTGGGCAGGGGTGCTTCTCACCATCATG ACAACATCCCCTGCAGCACACTTCCTGTCCAGAGCCTGGGGCCGCAAGATGGAGCGACATtgaagaaaaggaggaggaggaggaggaaggcaaGGCCACAAGGAGGAGGGGGAGCCGGAGGGAGAAGAGAGGACAGTGGAGAGGAGTTCTCAGAGGATGAAGACATGTTTACTATTGATCTGAGTTCGGATGAGGAGAAGGGCGGGGACAgcagcag aCCAGCGTACAATGATCTGGATCCTACAACCAACAGCAATTCATACCACATGACCGAGTGGACTGAATCACAGAG TAACGTGATTAAGAAGactctctccatccatccatcctttggTCTGTCCATCTCTTGTCCTCAGAGCACGTCTCGCTGTTCTTCCTTTGCGGG CAGTCCAGATGACTCGGCATCATCAACACCGAAGAGTGACTCAGAACTGACCAATCAGACGAATCCTGAAATGCTGTGGACCTGGGGGGAGCTGCCACAGGCTGCACAG CCATCCTTCCTTGCTTCTCACCAGAAGCACGACTCAGCTGCAGCCGTCTCCATCCCGCTGACTGCAAGCAGCCACTTCAGAGCCATCACGGACACGGGGTCAGCCCCGGAGGGTCCCTGTGGCTTAGAGTCGGCCCAGACCACTGCTGCTGACGGGACAATGGACATAGAAGGAAACAGCTGTGAGCCCTGGCTGAAGTTACAGATTACATCTGAGCAGAACTCTGGAGAAGAAAATG TTAAAGAGGCTGAGAATGTTGGCCCGTCATCTATGGAGGTGGAGACAGCTTGTTCAATGTCTCTAAAGTCTCTCCCCGGTCATCTAACTGAAGAAAGTTACAGAGAAAGTCCTGTCAGAAATACTGATTCGCCATCGAAGAGGAAAGGTA aaaaaagaagcCAGCATCTGGGGGCTGATGGTGTTTATCTGGATGACATTACGGAGCTGGAGCCTGAAGTTGCTGCACTCTACTTCCCAAAAAG TGATGGAGGAGGCAGCTCTACGAGGGGGGACACAGAGATTATGATGGACGTGAGGGGCACCAACCAGTCTCCTCAGTCAGTGGGCAGCAGCGGCGTGGACAGCGGAGTGGACAGTTTGTTGGACCAGATAGCCGACCTGCCTCATGTTGCCATCTCTTTGTGCGGAGGACTGTCAGACAACAAGGAGATCACGAAAG AGCAATTCCTGGATAGAGCAGTTTCTTACCAGCAGTTCTCAGAGAACCCGTCTATTATAGATGATCCTAACCTGGTGGTCAAAGTTGGAAACAA GTACTACAACTGGACCACTGCTGCTCCTGTTATGCTGGCTATGCAGGTCTACCAGAAACCCCTGCCACAG TGCTGGTGtctgagttatgttttttctgtttttggccTCTTCTCATACTGCTTCCCCGGTCTGTTTGGCTCCACCACTTCAGAGCCT GCCTCAGTGGAGAATATCATGAAGGAAAAGATGCCTAAGAAAGGAGGACGCTGGTGGTTTTCATGGAGACGGAGGAACAGTGACTCTAAGTCG GAAACAGCTGCAGAAATGGGAGACAGAGAAGATGGCTCGCTTACTTTGACCTCAGAGAACGG TTTGAAAGATGACTCCTCTTCAAGCGATGAGGACCACACATCATGCAATCAGATGTCAGAATCCTTTCAGCCGGAGCCTGTTTTAAACTCCGCCGCCGGTGTGTGTTATAAGAAGACTCTACGGCTTACTTCAGACCAGCTG gTTAGCCTGCAGCTAAAGGAAGGGCCCAATGAAGTGGTGTTTAGCGTAACCACTCAGTATCAAGGCACGTGCCGCTGTCATGGCACAATCTATCTTTGGAGCTGGGATGACAAGATTATCATCTCAGATATAGATGGAACCATCACCAG GTCTGACACTCTTGGCCACATCCTTCCCACTCTGGGTAAAGACTGGACCCACCAGGGTATTGCACGGCTCTACCACAGAGTCAGCCT AAACGGGTATAAATTTATGTATTGCTCAGCTAGAGCGATTGGCATGGCTGGGATGACGAGGGGCTACCTGCACTGGGTTAATGAAAGAGGAACCATGCTGCCTCTGGGCCCGGTTCTGCTCAGCCCCAGCAGCCTCTTCTCTGCCTTTCACAG GGAGATTATTGAAAAGAAACCAGAATTGTTCAAGATTGAGTGTCTGACGGACATCAAGCATCTTTTCTACCCGAACACTGAACCTTTTTATGCCGCCTTTGGGAACAGAGCCACG GATGTGTATTCGTACAAGGAAGTTGGCATTCCTCTGAACAGGATTTTCACTGTCAACCCAAAAGGAGAGCTAATACAGGAGCAtgccaaaacaaacatttcctc atTTGGACGCCTGTGTGAGATGGTCGACCACGTGTTCCCAGTCCTGCTTCAAAATGAGGAAGCAGACATTCCCTCCTCTGATAGTTTTGATCAAAACACTGACTGGAGGAAACAGTTGCCTGATAGTAGTAGTCATGAGGAGGATGAATCCCAGCCTATTGAGGcaaactga
- the lpin1a gene encoding phosphatidate phosphatase LPIN1 isoform X3, whose product MNYVGQLAGQVFVQVKELYRGLNPATLSGCIDVIVVRQPDGSLQCSPFHVRFGKMGVLRSREKVVDIEINGEPVSLHMKLGENGEAFFVTETEDTLEVVPAYLATSPIMTVGEELMQTELGRGASHHHDNIPCSTLPVQSLGPQDGATLKKRRRRRRKARPQGGGGAGGRREDSGEEFSEDEDMFTIDLSSDEEKGGDSSRPAYNDLDPTTNSNSYHMTEWTESQSNVIKKTLSIHPSFGLSISCPQSTSRCSSFAGSPDDSASSTPKSDSELTNQTNPEMLWTWGELPQAAQPSFLASHQKHDSAAAVSIPLTASSHFRAITDTGSAPEGPCGLESAQTTAADGTMDIEGNSCEPWLKLQITSEQNSGEENVKEAENVGPSSMEVETACSMSLKSLPGHLTEESYRESPVRNTDSPSKRKGKKRSQHLGADGVYLDDITELEPEVAALYFPKSDGGGSSTRGDTEIMMDVRGTNQSPQSVGSSGVDSGVDSLLDQIADLPHVAISLCGGLSDNKEITKEQFLDRAVSYQQFSENPSIIDDPNLVVKVGNKYYNWTTAAPVMLAMQVYQKPLPQASVENIMKEKMPKKGGRWWFSWRRRNSDSKSETAAEMGDREDGSLTLTSENGLKDDSSSSDEDHTSCNQMSESFQPEPVLNSAAGVCYKKTLRLTSDQLVSLQLKEGPNEVVFSVTTQYQGTCRCHGTIYLWSWDDKIIISDIDGTITRSDTLGHILPTLGKDWTHQGIARLYHRVSLNGYKFMYCSARAIGMAGMTRGYLHWVNERGTMLPLGPVLLSPSSLFSAFHREIIEKKPELFKIECLTDIKHLFYPNTEPFYAAFGNRATDVYSYKEVGIPLNRIFTVNPKGELIQEHAKTNISSFGRLCEMVDHVFPVLLQNEEADIPSSDSFDQNTDWRKQLPDSSSHEEDESQPIEAN is encoded by the exons ATGAACTATGTGGGTCAGCTGGCGGGCCAGGTGTTTGTGCAGGTCAAGGAGCTGTACAGGGGGCTCAACCCTGCAACGCTGTCTGGATGCATTGATGTCATTGTGGTCCGGCAGCCTGATGGCTCGCTGCAGTGCTCCCCGTTTCACGTCCGCTTCGGAAAGATGGGTGTGCTGCGGTCCCGTGAGAAAGTG GTGGACATAGAGATTAATGGAGAGCCGGTTAGTTTGCACATGAAGCTGGGAGAGAATGGAGAGGCTTTCTTCGTCACAGAGACTGAGGACACACTG gaagtggtgCCAGCCTACCTTGCAACTTCACCCATCATGACAGTGGGGGAGGAGTTAATGCAGACCGAACTGGGCAGGGGTGCTTCTCACCATCATG ACAACATCCCCTGCAGCACACTTCCTGTCCAGAGCCTGGGGCCGCAAGATGGAGCGACATtgaagaaaaggaggaggaggaggaggaaggcaaGGCCACAAGGAGGAGGGGGAGCCGGAGGGAGAAGAGAGGACAGTGGAGAGGAGTTCTCAGAGGATGAAGACATGTTTACTATTGATCTGAGTTCGGATGAGGAGAAGGGCGGGGACAgcagcag aCCAGCGTACAATGATCTGGATCCTACAACCAACAGCAATTCATACCACATGACCGAGTGGACTGAATCACAGAG TAACGTGATTAAGAAGactctctccatccatccatcctttggTCTGTCCATCTCTTGTCCTCAGAGCACGTCTCGCTGTTCTTCCTTTGCGGG CAGTCCAGATGACTCGGCATCATCAACACCGAAGAGTGACTCAGAACTGACCAATCAGACGAATCCTGAAATGCTGTGGACCTGGGGGGAGCTGCCACAGGCTGCACAG CCATCCTTCCTTGCTTCTCACCAGAAGCACGACTCAGCTGCAGCCGTCTCCATCCCGCTGACTGCAAGCAGCCACTTCAGAGCCATCACGGACACGGGGTCAGCCCCGGAGGGTCCCTGTGGCTTAGAGTCGGCCCAGACCACTGCTGCTGACGGGACAATGGACATAGAAGGAAACAGCTGTGAGCCCTGGCTGAAGTTACAGATTACATCTGAGCAGAACTCTGGAGAAGAAAATG TTAAAGAGGCTGAGAATGTTGGCCCGTCATCTATGGAGGTGGAGACAGCTTGTTCAATGTCTCTAAAGTCTCTCCCCGGTCATCTAACTGAAGAAAGTTACAGAGAAAGTCCTGTCAGAAATACTGATTCGCCATCGAAGAGGAAAGGTA aaaaaagaagcCAGCATCTGGGGGCTGATGGTGTTTATCTGGATGACATTACGGAGCTGGAGCCTGAAGTTGCTGCACTCTACTTCCCAAAAAG TGATGGAGGAGGCAGCTCTACGAGGGGGGACACAGAGATTATGATGGACGTGAGGGGCACCAACCAGTCTCCTCAGTCAGTGGGCAGCAGCGGCGTGGACAGCGGAGTGGACAGTTTGTTGGACCAGATAGCCGACCTGCCTCATGTTGCCATCTCTTTGTGCGGAGGACTGTCAGACAACAAGGAGATCACGAAAG AGCAATTCCTGGATAGAGCAGTTTCTTACCAGCAGTTCTCAGAGAACCCGTCTATTATAGATGATCCTAACCTGGTGGTCAAAGTTGGAAACAA GTACTACAACTGGACCACTGCTGCTCCTGTTATGCTGGCTATGCAGGTCTACCAGAAACCCCTGCCACAG GCCTCAGTGGAGAATATCATGAAGGAAAAGATGCCTAAGAAAGGAGGACGCTGGTGGTTTTCATGGAGACGGAGGAACAGTGACTCTAAGTCG GAAACAGCTGCAGAAATGGGAGACAGAGAAGATGGCTCGCTTACTTTGACCTCAGAGAACGG TTTGAAAGATGACTCCTCTTCAAGCGATGAGGACCACACATCATGCAATCAGATGTCAGAATCCTTTCAGCCGGAGCCTGTTTTAAACTCCGCCGCCGGTGTGTGTTATAAGAAGACTCTACGGCTTACTTCAGACCAGCTG gTTAGCCTGCAGCTAAAGGAAGGGCCCAATGAAGTGGTGTTTAGCGTAACCACTCAGTATCAAGGCACGTGCCGCTGTCATGGCACAATCTATCTTTGGAGCTGGGATGACAAGATTATCATCTCAGATATAGATGGAACCATCACCAG GTCTGACACTCTTGGCCACATCCTTCCCACTCTGGGTAAAGACTGGACCCACCAGGGTATTGCACGGCTCTACCACAGAGTCAGCCT AAACGGGTATAAATTTATGTATTGCTCAGCTAGAGCGATTGGCATGGCTGGGATGACGAGGGGCTACCTGCACTGGGTTAATGAAAGAGGAACCATGCTGCCTCTGGGCCCGGTTCTGCTCAGCCCCAGCAGCCTCTTCTCTGCCTTTCACAG GGAGATTATTGAAAAGAAACCAGAATTGTTCAAGATTGAGTGTCTGACGGACATCAAGCATCTTTTCTACCCGAACACTGAACCTTTTTATGCCGCCTTTGGGAACAGAGCCACG GATGTGTATTCGTACAAGGAAGTTGGCATTCCTCTGAACAGGATTTTCACTGTCAACCCAAAAGGAGAGCTAATACAGGAGCAtgccaaaacaaacatttcctc atTTGGACGCCTGTGTGAGATGGTCGACCACGTGTTCCCAGTCCTGCTTCAAAATGAGGAAGCAGACATTCCCTCCTCTGATAGTTTTGATCAAAACACTGACTGGAGGAAACAGTTGCCTGATAGTAGTAGTCATGAGGAGGATGAATCCCAGCCTATTGAGGcaaactga